A region from the Melanotaenia boesemani isolate fMelBoe1 chromosome 11, fMelBoe1.pri, whole genome shotgun sequence genome encodes:
- the homer1b gene encoding homer protein homolog 1b isoform X3: MGEQPIYSTRAHVFQIDPNTKKNWLPTSKHAVTVSYFYDSTRNVYRIISLDGTKAIINSTISPNMTFTKTSQKFGQWADSRANTVYGLGFSTEHHLSKFAEKFAEYKEAARLAKEKSQEKMEMATSPSQESPAGELSSPLTPVTPPMENINGTDEICDATPNSDTRTEPAQNALAFAHREQLKTCRVCSF; the protein is encoded by the exons ATGGG GGAGCAGCCCATCTACAGCACGCGGGCCCACGTCTTCCAGATTGACCCCAACACCAAGAAGAACTGGCTGCCTACCAGCAAACATGCTGTCACTGTCTCCTACTTCTACGACAGCACGCGCAATGTCTACCGCATCATAAGCCTGGATGGCACCAAG GCAATAATCAACAGCACCATCAGTCCCAACATGACGTTCACAAAAACGTCTCAGAAGTTTGGCCAGTGGGCAGACAGTCGAGCAAACACTGTCTACGGACTGGGATTCTCCACTGAGCATCATCTGTCTAAG TTTGCAGAGAAGTTTGCAGAGTACAAAGAGGCAGCACGGCTTGCTAAGGAGAAGAGTCAAGAGAAGATGGAGATGGCCACATCTCCTTCTCAG GAGTCTCCAGCAGGTGAGCTCTCTTCACCTCTGACCCCTGTGACTCCGCCCATGGAAAATATTAACGGCACAGATGAGATCTGCGACGCAACTCCTAACTCAGACACCCGTACAGAGCCTGCCCAGAATGCCCTGGCCTTCGCACACAG GGAGCAGCTTAAGACTTGTCGAGTCTGCTCTTTCTGA
- the homer1b gene encoding homer protein homolog 1b isoform X2 encodes MGEQPIYSTRAHVFQIDPNTKKNWLPTSKHAVTVSYFYDSTRNVYRIISLDGTKAIINSTISPNMTFTKTSQKFGQWADSRANTVYGLGFSTEHHLSKFAEKFAEYKEAARLAKEKSQEKMEMATSPSQESPAGELSSPLTPVTPPMENINGTDEICDATPNSDTRTEPAQNALAFAHSPAMTKHWEAELEALKGNNAKLTAALLESTANVKQWKQQLAAYQEEAERLHKRVTELECQSNQTPVIKSQKTELNQTIEELENTLRDKEEEMEKLKEELENMNDLMEQKDTLTQKLEETELRSRVLEEQLAGAEQRLEENQEEQENFRKTLRTLLELLDGKIFELTELRDTLARLIEEAS; translated from the exons ATGGG GGAGCAGCCCATCTACAGCACGCGGGCCCACGTCTTCCAGATTGACCCCAACACCAAGAAGAACTGGCTGCCTACCAGCAAACATGCTGTCACTGTCTCCTACTTCTACGACAGCACGCGCAATGTCTACCGCATCATAAGCCTGGATGGCACCAAG GCAATAATCAACAGCACCATCAGTCCCAACATGACGTTCACAAAAACGTCTCAGAAGTTTGGCCAGTGGGCAGACAGTCGAGCAAACACTGTCTACGGACTGGGATTCTCCACTGAGCATCATCTGTCTAAG TTTGCAGAGAAGTTTGCAGAGTACAAAGAGGCAGCACGGCTTGCTAAGGAGAAGAGTCAAGAGAAGATGGAGATGGCCACATCTCCTTCTCAG GAGTCTCCAGCAGGTGAGCTCTCTTCACCTCTGACCCCTGTGACTCCGCCCATGGAAAATATTAACGGCACAGATGAGATCTGCGACGCAACTCCTAACTCAGACACCCGTACAGAGCCTGCCCAGAATGCCCTGGCCTTCGCACACAG CCCGGCCATGACTAAACACTGGGAAGCTGAGCTGGAGGCTCTAAAGGGGAACAATGCCAAGCTAACGGCGGCTCTGCTGGAATCCACAGCCAACGTCAAACAGTGGAAACAGCAACTGGCTGCCTAccaggaggaggcagagagatTACACAAACGG GTGACGGAACTTGAGTGTCAGAGCAACCAAACTCCGGTGATCAAATCCCAGAAGACTGAACTCAACCAAACCATAGAGGAGCTGGAGAATACACTACGAGATAAGGAAgag GAAATGGAAAAATTGAAAGAAGAACTAGAAAACATGAATGACCTGATGGAGCAGAAAGACACTCTTACTCAGAAGCTTGAG GAGACAGAGCTGCGTAGTCGGGTGCTTGAGGAGCAGCTAGCAGGAGCTGAGCAACGGCTGGAGGAGAACCAAGAGGAACAGGAGAATTTTAGAAAGACCCTGCGGACACTACTGGAGCTGCTCGACGGCAAGATCTTTGAGCTGACAGAGCTCAGAGACACCTTGGCTCGGCTCATAGAGGAGGCCAGCTAG
- the tent2 gene encoding poly(A) RNA polymerase GLD2, giving the protein MFHRNAAPGVWRAPRDGLYPPPQVSRHYEYNHKRLECANSFQPLELERLSQYKWNSPPFTATPVPPPRLPMTNGRKRQNNEYSPHAVKRQRIDSSHPQVVSPLPWTPPHPPRPNKVVAESSRSSLVDFDHSSPGPFFHCHSQVLVVPESPNSLQTFAKDKLSSQMVELFEACQQQPLDLERKELCRAQLQQDIQRVYAVGRLYLTGSSINGLGCRTSDADLCLVIQGNKRPDPISVLSRLKNVFRSLSYVERIQLIRAKVPILRFREKGSELEFDLNINNTVGIRNTFLLRSYAYADLRIRPMILVVKKWARQHQINDASKGTLSSYTLVLMVLHYLQTRKEPVLPSLQRDYPECFNPFMEVDMVPEGPKNIPPYISRNQSSLGQLLLGFLKYYATEFRWDKQVISVREATALPKTNSNEWKNKFICVEEPFERNNVARAVHEKIKFDAIKAQFAESFRILKLNMDLNSILPIRAIINKESSRR; this is encoded by the exons ATGTTTCACCGCAACGCggctccgggagtatggagagCCCCAAGGGATGGCCTCTACCCGCCACCACAAGTATCTCGACATTATGAATACAACCATAAAAGACTGGAATGTGCTAACAG CTTCCAGCCTCTTGAACTTGAGAGGTTGTCTCAATATAAATGGAACTCTCCACCGTTTACTGCTACACCTGTCCCTCCTCCCAGACTGCCTATGACCAATGGACGCAA GAGGCAGAATAACGAATACAGCCCTCATGCAGTGAAGAGACAACGCATCGACTCTTCCCACCCACAAGTCGTTTCTCCTTTACCATGgactcctcctcatcctcctcgtCCCAACAAAGTGGTGGCAGAGTCTTCCAGATCATCGCTTGTTGATTTTGATCATTCTTCCCCCGGTCCATTCTTCCATTGTCACTCACAGGTGCTTGTTGTCCCAGAAAGCCCCAACAGTCTTCAGACCTTCGCCAAAGACAAG CTGAGTAGTCAGATGGTGGAGCTATTTGAAGCATGCCAGCAGCAGCCTTTAGATTTGGAGCGGAAAGAGTTGTGCCGAGCTCAGCTGCAACAAGACATACAACGTGTCTATGCAG TGGGGCGACTTTATTTGACCGGATCATCTATTAATGGATTGGGTTGTCGGACCAGTGATGCAGATCTTTGCCTTGTCATCCAGGGAAAT aaaaGACCGGATCCTATATCTGTCCTGTCTCGactcaaaaatgttttcagatcaCTCT CATATGTAGAACGGATTCAGCTGATAAGAGCCAAAGTACCAATCCTAAGATTCAGAGAGAAAGGCAG TGAACTGGAGTTTGATCTGAATATCAACAACACAGTGGGCATCAGAAACACATTCCTTCTGAGGAGTTATGCCTATG CTGATCTCAGGATAAGACCCATGATTCTTGTTGTGAAGAAATGGGCAAGGCAACATCAAATCAATGATGCCAGCAAAGGAACATTAAGCAGCTACACGCTGGTGCTTATGGTTCTTCACTACCTCCAGA CTCGCAAGGAACCTGTCCTCCCATCTCTACAAAGGGATTACCCA gaGTGTTTTAATCCCTTCATGGAGGTAGACATGGTTCCAGAAGGACCCAAAAACATTCCTCCCTACATTTCAAGAAACCAGTCCTCTCTAGGACAGCTGCTGTTGGGCTTTCTGAAATACTACGCCACAGAGTTCAG GTGGGATAAACAGGTGATATCTGTGCGGGAGGCCACAGCTTTGCCCAAGACCAATTCTAATGAGtggaaaaacaaattcatttgtGTGGAAG AGCCATTTGAAAGAAACAACGTTGCCAGGGCAGTCCATGAGAAGATCAAGTTTGATGCCATTAAAGCCCAGTTTGCTGAG TCGTTCCGGATACTGAAGTTGAACATGGACCTGAACTCGATCCTCCCGATCAGAG
- the homer1b gene encoding homer protein homolog 1b isoform X1: MEDGELVIRLPGRSDSPVGNSSGGGFGETLVLRHKEVHNFFFVPFREQPIYSTRAHVFQIDPNTKKNWLPTSKHAVTVSYFYDSTRNVYRIISLDGTKAIINSTISPNMTFTKTSQKFGQWADSRANTVYGLGFSTEHHLSKFAEKFAEYKEAARLAKEKSQEKMEMATSPSQESPAGELSSPLTPVTPPMENINGTDEICDATPNSDTRTEPAQNALAFAHSPAMTKHWEAELEALKGNNAKLTAALLESTANVKQWKQQLAAYQEEAERLHKRVTELECQSNQTPVIKSQKTELNQTIEELENTLRDKEEEMEKLKEELENMNDLMEQKDTLTQKLEETELRSRVLEEQLAGAEQRLEENQEEQENFRKTLRTLLELLDGKIFELTELRDTLARLIEEAS, translated from the exons ATGGAGGATGGCGAGTTAGTAATTAGGTTGCCAGGGCGATCTGACTCTCCTGTAGGCAACAGTTCTGGTGGTGGTTTTGGCGAGACGCTGGTGTTGCGGCACAAAGAAGTTCACAACTTCTTCTTTGTTCCCTTCAGGGAGCAGCCCATCTACAGCACGCGGGCCCACGTCTTCCAGATTGACCCCAACACCAAGAAGAACTGGCTGCCTACCAGCAAACATGCTGTCACTGTCTCCTACTTCTACGACAGCACGCGCAATGTCTACCGCATCATAAGCCTGGATGGCACCAAG GCAATAATCAACAGCACCATCAGTCCCAACATGACGTTCACAAAAACGTCTCAGAAGTTTGGCCAGTGGGCAGACAGTCGAGCAAACACTGTCTACGGACTGGGATTCTCCACTGAGCATCATCTGTCTAAG TTTGCAGAGAAGTTTGCAGAGTACAAAGAGGCAGCACGGCTTGCTAAGGAGAAGAGTCAAGAGAAGATGGAGATGGCCACATCTCCTTCTCAG GAGTCTCCAGCAGGTGAGCTCTCTTCACCTCTGACCCCTGTGACTCCGCCCATGGAAAATATTAACGGCACAGATGAGATCTGCGACGCAACTCCTAACTCAGACACCCGTACAGAGCCTGCCCAGAATGCCCTGGCCTTCGCACACAG CCCGGCCATGACTAAACACTGGGAAGCTGAGCTGGAGGCTCTAAAGGGGAACAATGCCAAGCTAACGGCGGCTCTGCTGGAATCCACAGCCAACGTCAAACAGTGGAAACAGCAACTGGCTGCCTAccaggaggaggcagagagatTACACAAACGG GTGACGGAACTTGAGTGTCAGAGCAACCAAACTCCGGTGATCAAATCCCAGAAGACTGAACTCAACCAAACCATAGAGGAGCTGGAGAATACACTACGAGATAAGGAAgag GAAATGGAAAAATTGAAAGAAGAACTAGAAAACATGAATGACCTGATGGAGCAGAAAGACACTCTTACTCAGAAGCTTGAG GAGACAGAGCTGCGTAGTCGGGTGCTTGAGGAGCAGCTAGCAGGAGCTGAGCAACGGCTGGAGGAGAACCAAGAGGAACAGGAGAATTTTAGAAAGACCCTGCGGACACTACTGGAGCTGCTCGACGGCAAGATCTTTGAGCTGACAGAGCTCAGAGACACCTTGGCTCGGCTCATAGAGGAGGCCAGCTAG